The genomic stretch ACCTGCGGACTCTCCAAGATGATCGGCAAGGATATCGGCGAGCTTTCCAAAGGATACCGTCAGCGAGTGGGTATCGCGCAGGCAATGATTCACGAACCCGAGATTCTTATTCTCGACGAGCCGACTGTCGGTCTCGACCCCAACCAGATAGTGGAAATCCGCAATCTCATCAAGGAGGTCGGGCAGAAAAAGACGGTCATCCTGTCCACCCACATCTTGAGCGAGGTGGAATCGACCTGCAACCGGGTGGTCATTATCTCCTCCGGAGAGATTGTGGCGGACGGCACCACTGATTCACTGCAGGAAAAAATGGCCGGACAGAACAGCCTCACCCTTGAAATCAAAGGGAATGCGGCCGCGATGGCCGATGTGTATTCACAGATCAAAGGGGTGGAAAAAATCCATTCCGTCACATCGAGCGGCGGGAATACCGCCTGCCTCGAAATCGGCATTCACCGGGGCTTCGATATCCGTGACGAAGTATTCCGCGCCACTGTGGAAAAAGGCTGGGTTATCTATGAGATGCGCCTTAACAAAACCAATCTCGAGGAAGTATTCAGACAGCTTACACTCACTCAGGGAGCCGTGGCACAATGAAAAAAGTGATTCCCATTTTCCGAAGAGAAATCTTCGCCTACTTCTTTTCACCGATGGCGTATATCGTCATCTCGGTGTTTCTTCTCCTGACCGGGTGGTTCTTTACCAGCGAGCTTTTCCTGGCAAATGATTCCTCTTTACGGAGCGTATTCAGCATCATCCCCTTCATTTTCATTTTCTTCGCTCCCGCCATCACCATGCGGCTCCTGAGCGAAGAGCGGAAAAGCGGAACGATAGAGCTTCTTGTTACCATGCCGCTCACCGACCTGGAGATCGTGCTGGGTAAATACCTTGCCGGCCTCGGACTCCTGGTGGTTGCGCTCTTTTTCACACTGCCTTATGCGCTGACCATCATCGTTCTGGGCAGGCCGGATATGGGAATGCTGGTGACCGGCTATCTGGGCCTGCTTCTGATGGGAGCTTCCTACATCTCGGTGGGGGTTTTCGCCTCCACCATCTCCAAAAACCAGGTGGTATCGTTCATCATCGCATTCATGATCATATTCATTCTCTTTCTGCTCAATAAATTCCTGCCGGTGATGCCCTCATACCTGGTTCCTCTGCTCCAGTACCTGAGCATTGACTACCATTTCACCAACGTAAGCCGGGGAGTCATCGATACACGTGATATAGTATATTACCTGTCGTTGATCGTATTCATGCTGTCACTGGCCAAGCTCTCGCTCGAGAGCCGCAAGTGGAATTGAGGAGACTTGAGCCATGAAAAAATTGAACAGTGCATCTATTCTTTCCATACTTTTTCTCCTGGGTATTCTGGTCATGATCAACGCCATCGGAATACGCTATTTTCTCCGGACCGATCTGACCAGCTCCAAAATATATTCGCTCTCCAGAGCTTCAAAGGATGTGGCGGCGAAGCTCGATGACAACGTTCTCATCAAGGCCTACTTTTCACCGAACCTGCCGAGCCCGCTCAATACCAATGAACGTTACCTTCGCGATATGCTCGAGGATTACCGAGCCTATTCCCACGGCAGGCTCAGATATGAGTTTGTGAAACCGGACGACGAAAAGAAATTCACCGAGGAAGCGGAGAGCTTCGGAATCCCACCCCGTCAGATACAGAGCGTGGCAAACGACAAATTCGAGGTCAAGATGGCCTATATGGGCCTGGTTGTCATCTATCGCGACAAAAAGGAGGCTCTCCCGGTCATCCAGAATACCGATAACCTCGAATACGAGATAACCAGCCTGATCAAGCGCCTTTCCTCGAAAAAGAACCCCATTCTGGGAATTGCTTCCATAGGAGGAGAGCAGAACCAGGCGACTATGCAGAAGCTGTATGAAGCGCTGGGAAGGAATTATGATGTCCAGCCGATTGATCTGGATCAGCGTATCGACAAATCCGTCAACGCAGTAATGGTTCTCGCGCCGCGGCAGCCATTCACCGATAATCAGCTTTATAACCTTGACCAGTACATCATGAACGGTGGAAAACTGGGTATGTTTATGAACTCCTACATGGCGAACCTGGGAGGCGGCGGACAGCAGCCGACGGGTATGCCCTACAATCTGAATGTCAACCGGTTCCTGAATAATTATGGCATCGGACTGAATGAAGACATAGTGATCGATACGAAGTGCAATGCCGTACAATCGCAGTCCCAGAAGGGATTCATCACGTACAATCAGACTTACCAGATACCCTTCATGCCGATAATCCAGAGCTTCAACAAGGCCAATGTCATCACCCGCGACCTTCAGCAGGTGGCGGCATTCTTCCCCTCCTCGGTGGATACCACCCTGGCGAAGAACAAGGGATACAAGGTGGAAGGCCTCCTCTATTCATCGGACTTCTCCGGTCATCAAAGCGGGCCCATGGTGTATATTATGCCGCTCAATTTCATGAAAAAAACCGACTTCCTGGAGAAGGGCATTCCCATTGCGGCTATAGTGAGCGGGAAGTTCACCTCCTTCTTCGCCCAGACGGGAGCGCCCAAAGACAGCTCCGGCGCTCCACCCAAAGAGCCGCTGGTTCCTGCATGCGCGACCGAAAACCGGCTGCTCATCTGTGGGGACGGGAATATGTCCCTTGATTCCTTCGTTCAGGATCCCCGTCAGACGCTCTTCATACAAAATACCGCAGACTGGCTGGTGCAGGCGAACGATATGATCTCCATTCGTTCCAAGGAAGTACCGCAGCGTCCGCTGAAAGACATCCCGAATTTTTTAAGGCAATTTGTAAAATCGGCAAACCTGATCGGGCCGAGCGTTCTGATCATCATCTGCGGCATCGCACTCTGGCAGGTACGGCGGATTCGGAAAAAAGCGCTCACTGCTCGCTATGGAGATGGTAAATGAAAAATAAATCGACACTTATCATGGGAGGAGTCTTCCTCCTTCTCGTTGTAATTTTTCTCCTCACCTCTCTCCATCCGAAAGAGGTGACCCAGGGCGCCACTCCTCTTTTCCCCGGAGAAAAGCCCGTCTTTGACAAATTTGAAATCAACAATCCCAAATCGGGACTGATCGTTCTGGTGAAGCAGGGCGACTCCTGGAAGATGACCAAACCTACGGAATACAAGGCGGGCAAGCAGGCGATCGATCAACTGCTGGAATCGCTCACAAGCATCATGGTGGATGGTGTGGTATCCTCGGAAGTAAGCGAACAGAAACGCCTTGGTGTAGATGATTCTACCGGCATCGATCTTAAAGCTTACAGCGGCGGAAAACAGGTCCTGGATGTCCTCATCGGCGACTATACGCCCGACCTGAGCCACACGTACGCCCGGATGAAAAATTCAAAGGATATCGCTCTCTGGCGGGGTGTTTTCTCACGGATAGCGATTCGGGAACCGGATGACTGGCGCGACAAGTCCATCTACAGTTTCAACGAGGGCGATATCACATCGATCAAGGCAGTCGATGCCAAACAGACCCGCGATCTGACCCTCTCCGATTCCACCTGGGTGTACAAAGAAAACGGAAAGGATAAACCTGTAGATCAGTTCAAGGTACGGCAGCTTGTCACTGCCATAGCTTCGCTCTCCTGCGATTCCTTTGCCGCCGATGAAGATATCCCGCGCGCCGGCACGATTAAACCGGATGTCCGGGTATCTTTCAAAATACGGAACGGGGACACCCACACTTTTGATGTCTGGAATCCTGGCAAAGATACAAACAAGAACACGTATCTTTTCCGGAAGGAGAACGGGGATATGCTTTTCCGGTTCTACGAGTACAGGGGGGCGTTTCTGCCGGTGAGCTACGACAAACTGAAGCTTTAATAAAAATTGTCTGAACCATGATTCGCATGATTACTGGATTAACGTGATTGTTCAATACATAACGACATAAATAATTGTGTATGTTTAGAGAGTTTAGATGCCGAAACAAGTTCGGCATGACACGTGTCATCCTGAACTCGTTTCAGGATCTATTTTTAAAAAGAAACGAAACAAAATATGTCGTCATGTATAAATTTTTAAATCATGATAATCCTCTATTCCTATGAATCATGGTTCAAACTTTTCCCCGCCAATTCCGCCGCTCCCAGAACTGCGGCTCTTTCCGATAATGCGGCGGGAACAATCCTCTCTGCTCCTTCTTTTCCCCAGGTTATCTCCACCCGGGTAAGCCCGCCC from Candidatus Latescibacter sp. encodes the following:
- a CDS encoding GldG family protein, coding for MKKLNSASILSILFLLGILVMINAIGIRYFLRTDLTSSKIYSLSRASKDVAAKLDDNVLIKAYFSPNLPSPLNTNERYLRDMLEDYRAYSHGRLRYEFVKPDDEKKFTEEAESFGIPPRQIQSVANDKFEVKMAYMGLVVIYRDKKEALPVIQNTDNLEYEITSLIKRLSSKKNPILGIASIGGEQNQATMQKLYEALGRNYDVQPIDLDQRIDKSVNAVMVLAPRQPFTDNQLYNLDQYIMNGGKLGMFMNSYMANLGGGGQQPTGMPYNLNVNRFLNNYGIGLNEDIVIDTKCNAVQSQSQKGFITYNQTYQIPFMPIIQSFNKANVITRDLQQVAAFFPSSVDTTLAKNKGYKVEGLLYSSDFSGHQSGPMVYIMPLNFMKKTDFLEKGIPIAAIVSGKFTSFFAQTGAPKDSSGAPPKEPLVPACATENRLLICGDGNMSLDSFVQDPRQTLFIQNTADWLVQANDMISIRSKEVPQRPLKDIPNFLRQFVKSANLIGPSVLIIICGIALWQVRRIRKKALTARYGDGK
- a CDS encoding DUF4340 domain-containing protein, whose translation is MKNKSTLIMGGVFLLLVVIFLLTSLHPKEVTQGATPLFPGEKPVFDKFEINNPKSGLIVLVKQGDSWKMTKPTEYKAGKQAIDQLLESLTSIMVDGVVSSEVSEQKRLGVDDSTGIDLKAYSGGKQVLDVLIGDYTPDLSHTYARMKNSKDIALWRGVFSRIAIREPDDWRDKSIYSFNEGDITSIKAVDAKQTRDLTLSDSTWVYKENGKDKPVDQFKVRQLVTAIASLSCDSFAADEDIPRAGTIKPDVRVSFKIRNGDTHTFDVWNPGKDTNKNTYLFRKENGDMLFRFYEYRGAFLPVSYDKLKL
- a CDS encoding ABC transporter permease, encoding MKKVIPIFRREIFAYFFSPMAYIVISVFLLLTGWFFTSELFLANDSSLRSVFSIIPFIFIFFAPAITMRLLSEERKSGTIELLVTMPLTDLEIVLGKYLAGLGLLVVALFFTLPYALTIIVLGRPDMGMLVTGYLGLLLMGASYISVGVFASTISKNQVVSFIIAFMIIFILFLLNKFLPVMPSYLVPLLQYLSIDYHFTNVSRGVIDTRDIVYYLSLIVFMLSLAKLSLESRKWN
- a CDS encoding ATP-binding cassette domain-containing protein, producing MIRIENLTKYYGDFRVVDNISFTVNDGEILGFLGPNGAGKTTTLRMLTCFMPPSEGRIMFNDLDVNEHSMEIRRMIGYLPENAPLYDYMSIQEYLDYICDLRDITGQKRNERMEAMIETCGLSKMIGKDIGELSKGYRQRVGIAQAMIHEPEILILDEPTVGLDPNQIVEIRNLIKEVGQKKTVILSTHILSEVESTCNRVVIISSGEIVADGTTDSLQEKMAGQNSLTLEIKGNAAAMADVYSQIKGVEKIHSVTSSGGNTACLEIGIHRGFDIRDEVFRATVEKGWVIYEMRLNKTNLEEVFRQLTLTQGAVAQ